A genomic segment from Triticum dicoccoides isolate Atlit2015 ecotype Zavitan chromosome 1A, WEW_v2.0, whole genome shotgun sequence encodes:
- the LOC119266552 gene encoding putative zinc transporter At3g08650 isoform X1, with the protein MDRKVGVVLVCLLFLLIGEVSAVAQTEVGHVRVTQEAPDLKLEDAGRHDVSQSGRVSVYVVAWSTLAMAAATGLGAVPFFFLELEAQWAGLCNGLAAGVMLAASFDLVQEGQMYGSGSWVVFGILSGGIFIWLCKKILEQHGEVSMLDIKGADASKVILVVGIMTLHSFGEGSGVGVSFVGSKGLSQGLLVTIAIAVHNIPEGLAVSMVLSSRGVSPQKAMLWSIITSLPQAGLIFVHQQYISWDVKKAASTVAGNIYNPALLLAGGLDIPHRDKLNAIPHFPLHLILHDINFGTHPTLKLEGPGCMIWIVIAEVLPDAFKEATPSQVASAGTLAVAFMETLSTVLQGFTDGHGLEDTSGFLVSLVFGLGPLFGGIILVAFSLAFNMPHPLLTGVASGIAFRLASWRPLQLVMSLKMGLFTTLFLLLGGSVFYHLVEASILMVAKHKKSSVNVITSSSGLSLSVLTQQSLLACGCVFLHAYAEGLALGVAARKASGLGRYMVLPVSLHGLPRGAAVASCVYGATDSWRGALAAAALTGFAGPSAAIGAILAKIGYDGLDYWMVIACGALIPSFGRVFRCSLRLDARNSVCGLLIGFGFAWVCLMSTRFICLHTPYCNSAPEAVT; encoded by the exons ATGGATAGAAAAGTCGGAGTGGTTTTAGTCTGCCTGCTCTTCCTACTCATTGGGGAAGTTTCGGCGGTTGCCCAGACCGAGGTTGGTCATGTGCGTGTAACACAGGAGGCACCAGATCTGAAGCTAGAGGATGCTGGTAGACATGATGTGTCCCAAAGTGGAAGGGTGTCGGTGTATGTTGTTGCATGGTCCACGCTTGCGATGGCTGCAGCAACAGGGCTGGGAGCAGTTCCCTTCTTTTTCCTGGAGCTAGAGGCCCAATGGGCGGGCCTTTGCAATGGGTTGGCAGCTGGGGTGATGTTGGCAGCAAGTTTTGATCTTGTGCAGGAAGGGCAGATGTATGGCAGTGGGAGTTGGGTTGTTTTTGGGATTTTGAGTGGAGGGATCTTTATTTGGCTTTGCAAGAAG ATTCTTGAGCAACATGGAGAAGTAAGTATGTTGGATATAAAAGGTGCAGATGCAAGTAAAGTTATTCTTGTTGTTGGAATAATGACACTCCATTCTTTTGGCGAGGGTTCTGGTGTTGGTGTTTCCTTTGTTGGGTCAAAAGGATTATCTCAAGGTCTTTTAGTTACTATAGCTATAGCAGTGCACAACATACCTGAAGGCCTGGCTGTAAGCATGGTACTATCATCTAGGGGTGTCTCCCCACAAAAAGCAATGTTATGGAGTATCATAACATCTTTACCACAG GCAGGACTCATTTTCGTGCACCAGCAGTACATAAGTTGGGACGTCAAGAAAGCCGCAAGCACTGTTGCAGGCAACATTTACAACCCAGCGCTTCTGTTGGCTGGCGGGCTAGACATACCCCATCGCGATAAGCTGAATGCAATACCTCATTTTCCACTCCACCTTATCTTACACGATATTAATTTCGGCACACACCCCACACTCAAACTTGAAGGTCCAG GGTGCATGATATGGATTGTTATTGCAGAGGTTCTTCCTGATGCTTTTAAG GAAGCGACTCCATCTCAAGTAGCCTCTGCTGGAACACTTGCTGTTGCTTTTATGGAAACATTAAGTACCGTGCTTCAGGGATTCACGGATGGCCACGG CTTGGAAGATACATCAGGCTTTTTGGTATCACTTGTATTTGGTCTTGGTCCACTTTTTGGAGGAATTATACTTGTCGCGTTCTCGCTTGCCTTCAACATGCCACACCCTCTTCTTACTGGTGTAGCATCTGGCATTGCCTTCCGTCTTGCTTCATGGAGGCCATTGCAACTTGTGATGTCCTTAAAGATGGGTCTCTTCACCACCTTGTTCCTCCTGCTAGGAGGTTCCGTCTTCTACCATCTCGTGGAAGCAAGCATCCTTATGGTTGCTAAACACAAGAAATCATCCGTCAATGTCATTACATCTTCCAGCGGGCTCTCTCTTAGTGTCCTCACACAGCAATCGCTCCTTGCTTGCGGTTGCGTCTTCCTTCACGCCTACGCCGAAGGGCTTGCACTTGGTGTGGCGGCACGCAAGGCATCTGGTCTAGGCCGCTACATGGTTCTTCCAGTCTCTCTTCACGGCCTACCACGGGGTGCTGCTGTTGCTAGTTGTGTATATGGTGCCACTGATAGCTGGCGAGGAGCCTTGGCAGCTGCAGCTCTGACCGGGTTTGCGGGACCAAGCGCGGCCATTGGTGCAATCCTTGCGAAGATTGGCTATGATGGACTGGACTATTGGATGGTGATTGCATGCGGGGCTTTGATCCCGAGCTTTGGCCGTGTCTTCAGATGCTCGCTGCGGCTGGACGCGAGGAACAGCGTCTGCGGGCTCCTGATAGGTTTTGGTTTTGCTTGGGTGTGCTTGATGTCCACCAGATTCATCTGCTTGCACACCCCTTACTGCAATTCAGCTCCAGAAGCGGTCACATGA
- the LOC119266552 gene encoding putative zinc transporter At3g08650 isoform X2, translating to MDRKVGVVLVCLLFLLIGEVSAVAQTEVGHVRVTQEAPDLKLEDAGRHDVSQSGRVSVYVVAWSTLAMAAATGLGAVPFFFLELEAQWAGLCNGLAAGVMLAASFDLVQEGQMYGSGSWVVFGILSGGIFIWLCKKILEQHGEVSMLDIKGADASKVILVVGIMTLHSFGEGSGVGVSFVGSKGLSQGLLVTIAIAVHNIPEGLAVSMVLSSRGVSPQKAMLWSIITSLPQPIVAVPAFLCADAFQKVLPFCTGFAAGCMIWIVIAEVLPDAFKEATPSQVASAGTLAVAFMETLSTVLQGFTDGHGLEDTSGFLVSLVFGLGPLFGGIILVAFSLAFNMPHPLLTGVASGIAFRLASWRPLQLVMSLKMGLFTTLFLLLGGSVFYHLVEASILMVAKHKKSSVNVITSSSGLSLSVLTQQSLLACGCVFLHAYAEGLALGVAARKASGLGRYMVLPVSLHGLPRGAAVASCVYGATDSWRGALAAAALTGFAGPSAAIGAILAKIGYDGLDYWMVIACGALIPSFGRVFRCSLRLDARNSVCGLLIGFGFAWVCLMSTRFICLHTPYCNSAPEAVT from the exons ATGGATAGAAAAGTCGGAGTGGTTTTAGTCTGCCTGCTCTTCCTACTCATTGGGGAAGTTTCGGCGGTTGCCCAGACCGAGGTTGGTCATGTGCGTGTAACACAGGAGGCACCAGATCTGAAGCTAGAGGATGCTGGTAGACATGATGTGTCCCAAAGTGGAAGGGTGTCGGTGTATGTTGTTGCATGGTCCACGCTTGCGATGGCTGCAGCAACAGGGCTGGGAGCAGTTCCCTTCTTTTTCCTGGAGCTAGAGGCCCAATGGGCGGGCCTTTGCAATGGGTTGGCAGCTGGGGTGATGTTGGCAGCAAGTTTTGATCTTGTGCAGGAAGGGCAGATGTATGGCAGTGGGAGTTGGGTTGTTTTTGGGATTTTGAGTGGAGGGATCTTTATTTGGCTTTGCAAGAAG ATTCTTGAGCAACATGGAGAAGTAAGTATGTTGGATATAAAAGGTGCAGATGCAAGTAAAGTTATTCTTGTTGTTGGAATAATGACACTCCATTCTTTTGGCGAGGGTTCTGGTGTTGGTGTTTCCTTTGTTGGGTCAAAAGGATTATCTCAAGGTCTTTTAGTTACTATAGCTATAGCAGTGCACAACATACCTGAAGGCCTGGCTGTAAGCATGGTACTATCATCTAGGGGTGTCTCCCCACAAAAAGCAATGTTATGGAGTATCATAACATCTTTACCACAG CCAATTGTTGCTGTGCCTGCATTCCTTTGTGCCGATGCATTTCAGAAGGTGCTTCCTTTCTGTACTGGTTTTGCTGCAGGGTGCATGATATGGATTGTTATTGCAGAGGTTCTTCCTGATGCTTTTAAG GAAGCGACTCCATCTCAAGTAGCCTCTGCTGGAACACTTGCTGTTGCTTTTATGGAAACATTAAGTACCGTGCTTCAGGGATTCACGGATGGCCACGG CTTGGAAGATACATCAGGCTTTTTGGTATCACTTGTATTTGGTCTTGGTCCACTTTTTGGAGGAATTATACTTGTCGCGTTCTCGCTTGCCTTCAACATGCCACACCCTCTTCTTACTGGTGTAGCATCTGGCATTGCCTTCCGTCTTGCTTCATGGAGGCCATTGCAACTTGTGATGTCCTTAAAGATGGGTCTCTTCACCACCTTGTTCCTCCTGCTAGGAGGTTCCGTCTTCTACCATCTCGTGGAAGCAAGCATCCTTATGGTTGCTAAACACAAGAAATCATCCGTCAATGTCATTACATCTTCCAGCGGGCTCTCTCTTAGTGTCCTCACACAGCAATCGCTCCTTGCTTGCGGTTGCGTCTTCCTTCACGCCTACGCCGAAGGGCTTGCACTTGGTGTGGCGGCACGCAAGGCATCTGGTCTAGGCCGCTACATGGTTCTTCCAGTCTCTCTTCACGGCCTACCACGGGGTGCTGCTGTTGCTAGTTGTGTATATGGTGCCACTGATAGCTGGCGAGGAGCCTTGGCAGCTGCAGCTCTGACCGGGTTTGCGGGACCAAGCGCGGCCATTGGTGCAATCCTTGCGAAGATTGGCTATGATGGACTGGACTATTGGATGGTGATTGCATGCGGGGCTTTGATCCCGAGCTTTGGCCGTGTCTTCAGATGCTCGCTGCGGCTGGACGCGAGGAACAGCGTCTGCGGGCTCCTGATAGGTTTTGGTTTTGCTTGGGTGTGCTTGATGTCCACCAGATTCATCTGCTTGCACACCCCTTACTGCAATTCAGCTCCAGAAGCGGTCACATGA